The following is a genomic window from Deinococcus betulae.
TAAGCGCGCATCAGCAGTTCAAAGTCGGCGATGGGCGCAAAGTTCTTCTGCCCAAACCGGATGTTGTTGATGTTGCTGTCGGTGCAGGCGGCCTGTGCCAGGACGATGTCGCGCACATGCACGTCCGCCTGATAACTGCCGGCTGTGCCGACCCGGACCAGGTTCTTGCAGCCGTAGCTGGCAATCAGTTCGTGGACATAGATCATGCTGGACGCGATGCCCATGCCGGTGCCCTGCACGCTGACGCGCTTGCCCTTGTAGGTGCCGGTGTAGCCGTGCATGCCGCGCACGGTGTTGTGCAGCATGGGGTCTGTGAAAAAGGTTTCGGCAATGTGCTTGGCGCGCAGGGGGTCGCCCGGCAGCAGCACGGTTTCGGCGATCTGGCCGGGTTCAGCGTTCAGGTGAATACTCATGCGCTACAGGCTAGCAGGGGGCCGGGGACGGGCGTCCCGGTCAGGAAAGGTGGGCCAGTGCCGCCGTGAAGAAGGCCTCTGGGTCCAGCGTGCCCCCCTGGGCCAGGTCAGGGCGGCCCCCACCCTTGCCGCCGGTCTGGGCCAGCGCGGCTTTCAGGACTGCGGCGGCGTTCACGTCAGGCGCGCTGCTGCCCACCCCGCAGCGGCCCACAGCGGTCACGGCCAGTACCACGGTGGCCGGGGGCAGGTCGCTCAGGGCGGCTTGCAGGCCGGCGGTGTCTGGGAGGTGCACCGTTTTTACAGTCAGGTCACCACGCACCTGGACGGGCGCCGCGTCGCGCAGGGTCCGGGCGTGGGTGGCGTGCAGGGCATCCAGTTGTGCCTGAAGGGCCACGTGGCTGGCGCTCAGGGCCTCGACCCGTTCCGGCAGGCGCTCGACTGGCACGCTAAATCCCTGGGCCAGCGCCCGTGTGCTGGTGTAGACCCCGCTCAGGTACGCGCTCGCCTCTTCGCCCGCCATAAAAGTGACGCGGGTCACGCCGCCTTTAATCCGCTCGGTGCGCAGCACCACCACCGGCGCGGCCAGGCTCGCGCGCGGCACATGGGTGCCTCCGCAGGCGCTGACATCAAAGGGGTGCCCAGCCTCGTCCCGGAAAATCACCAGCCGCACCTCGCCGCGCACCTGTGTCTCCCGGCGCAGCGGATAGCGGCCCAGGTCGGCCTCGGGGACCACGGGCGTCTCCAGGGTCAGGTCGGTGCGGCCGAGGGTCTCGCGCAGCAGCGTTTCTGCGGCGCGCACGTGCAGCTCCG
Proteins encoded in this region:
- the deoD gene encoding purine-nucleoside phosphorylase, with translation MSIHLNAEPGQIAETVLLPGDPLRAKHIAETFFTDPMLHNTVRGMHGYTGTYKGKRVSVQGTGMGIASSMIYVHELIASYGCKNLVRVGTAGSYQADVHVRDIVLAQAACTDSNINNIRFGQKNFAPIADFELLMRAYQIAKERGHATHVGNIMSSDTFYHDDFDQYKLWAQYGVLAVEMEAAGLYTLAAKHGVRALTVLTISDHLVTHEETTAEERQLTFNAMIEIALDAALGE
- a CDS encoding alanyl-tRNA editing protein; translation: MTHPLYHHSTQLTFAAQVQAVQGQEVTLDATALYPEAGGQAADTGTLRWAGAEAAVTGSRKDKATGQVWHRLTGDLPPVGADITGEVDAARRWRHMQRHSGEHLLAQAFFRVNPAFTVAAVNMASPECTLDLLGDPAELHVRAAETLLRETLGRTDLTLETPVVPEADLGRYPLRRETQVRGEVRLVIFRDEAGHPFDVSACGGTHVPRASLAAPVVVLRTERIKGGVTRVTFMAGEEASAYLSGVYTSTRALAQGFSVPVERLPERVEALSASHVALQAQLDALHATHARTLRDAAPVQVRGDLTVKTVHLPDTAGLQAALSDLPPATVVLAVTAVGRCGVGSSAPDVNAAAVLKAALAQTGGKGGGRPDLAQGGTLDPEAFFTAALAHLS